A stretch of Carya illinoinensis cultivar Pawnee chromosome 14, C.illinoinensisPawnee_v1, whole genome shotgun sequence DNA encodes these proteins:
- the LOC122294280 gene encoding auxin response factor 4-like isoform X5 — protein sequence MEIDLNYAVTEVEKNAYCNGDCGKGGCVCCLSSSTSSCSSNSSTAPVSSPIYLELWHACAGPLTSLPKKGNVVVYFPQGHLEQAASSTPFSPMEMPNIDLEPQIFCRVVNVQLLANKENDEVYTQVTLLPQPEFVRKILEGKVLQELGVDEDGGGGSPTKSTPHMFCKTLTASDTSTHGGFSVPRRAAEDCFPALDYKQQRPSQELVAKDLHGVEWRFRHIYRGQPRRHLLTTGWSVFVSQKNLISGDAVLFLRGENGELRLGIRRAVRPRNGLPDSIVGNENSYPKVLSLVASRLSTKSMFHVFYCPSQMKLLPPQMKPVTVGDSYSIQSQRASHAEFVISYQKYVKSITNPVTTGTRFKMRFEMDDSPERRCCGVVTGISDLDPYRWPNSKWRCLVIRWDEDISSDHTDRVSPWEIDPSISLPPLSIQSSPRLKKLRTSLPIIPPANPITVRGGGFLDFGESVRSPKVLQGQEKGFISPFYGCDTVNHTLDFEMRSPAHQNQSSIGIGKSNIGEYLKIHPTSYSGFAEFDRFPKVLQGQEICPLRSLTRKSEFNLDVWGKANPGCNASNMYQEPKPNFFPLQAETVQNLYLPYNDFYQAGQNPKMRCHATNVPRENVSFNPSSIQTGVVTNEFGPQNLQNERQPAENVSTAPTSGTTMRNLKDEKFNGNVAGCKVFGICLTGETPNLQVSGKRSCTK from the exons ATGGAAATTGATCTGAACTATGCAGTGACTGAGGTGGAGAAGAATGCATATTGTAATGGGGACTGTGGCAAGGGTGGTTGTGTTTGCTGTTTGTCCtcttcaacttcttcatgttcTTCAAATTCGTCTACAGCTCCTGTGTCCTCTCCAATTTATCTGGAGCTTTGGCATGCTTGTGCTGGCCCTCTCACCTCTCTGCCCAAGAAAGGAAATGTGGTTGTCTACTTCCCTCAAGGTCACTTAGAACAGGCTGCCTCATCCACTCCTTTCTCACCCATGGAGATGCCAAACATTGATCTCGAACCACAGATCTTCTGCAGAGTTGTCAATGTCCAACTACTC GCTAATAAGGAGAATGATGAGGTCTATACACAGGTTACTTTGCTTCCTCAGCCTGAG TTCGTGAGGAAGATTTTAGAGGGCAAAGTGCTTCAAGAGTTGGGGGTGGATGAGGATGGCGGTGGAGGATCGCCTACAAAGTCTACTCCTCACATGTTCTGCAAAACCCTTACTGCTTCTGATACCAGCACCCATGGGGGGTTCTCTGTTCCTCGTAGAGCTGCTGAAGACTGTTTTCCTGCTTTG GATTATAAGCAGCAGAGGCCCTCTCAAGAGCTTGTTGCTAAAGACCTGCATGGGGTGGAGTGGAGGTTCCGACATATTTATAGAG GTCAGCCAAGGCGGCATCTGCTCACTACAGGATGGAGCGTTTTTGTAAGCCAAAAAAACCTTATTTCGGGGGATGCAGTTCTCTTTTTGAG GGGTGAAAATGGAGAGCTGAGGTTGGGAATTAGAAGAGCTGTACGacctagaaatggtcttcctgaTTCAATTGTTGGCAATGAGAATTCTTATCCAAAAGTACTTTCTCTAGTAGCCAGTCGGCTATCCACAAAGAGCATGTTTCATGTTTTCTACTGTCCAAG TCAGATGAAACTACTTCCTCCACAGATGAAGCCTGTGACTGTTGGAGATAGTTACTCTATACAGTCCCAAAG GGCAAGTCATGCAGAGTTTGTCATATCCTACCAAAAGTATGTCAAAAGCATCACCAATCCTGTAACAACTGGAACTAGATTCAAAATGAGATTTGAAATGGATGATTCACCAGAAAGAAG GTGCTGTGGTGTAGTCACTGGAATAAGTGACTTGGATCCCTACAGATGGCCCAACTCTAAATGGAGATGTTTGGTG ATCAGATGGGATGAAGATATTTCAAGTGATCATACAGATCGAGTTTCTCCATGGGAAATTGATCCTTCGATTTCTCTCCCGCCATTGAGCATTCAGTCTTCTCCACGGCTTAAAAAGCTGAGGACAAGTCTACCAATAATCCCACCTGCCAACCCAATCACTG TGAGAGGGGGTGGGTTTTTGGACTTTGGGGAGTCTGTAAGATCCCCTAAGGTCTTGCAAGGTCAAGAAAAAGGTTTCATATCACCCTTCTATGGATGTGATACTGTAAACCACACACTGGATTTTGAGATGCGATCCCCTGCACATCAAAATCAATCGTCGATTGGGATAGGAAAGTCTAATATTGGTGAGTATTTGAAGATCCATCCCACCTCTTACTCAGGCTTCGCGGAATTTGATAGATTTCCAAAGGTCTTGCAAGGTCAAGAAATATGCCCATTGCGATCATTGACAAGAAAATCTGAGTTTAATTTGGATGTTTGGGGAAAAGCAAATCCTGGTTGCAATGCTTCCAACATGTATCAAGAACCAAAACCCAATTTCTTCCCCCTGCAAGCAGAGACTGTTCAAAATTTATATCTTCCCTATAATGACTTCTACCAAGCTGGCCAAAATCCCAAAATGCGCTGTCATGCAACTAACGTACCAAGAGAAAATGTCTCATTCAACCCATCTTCTATTCAGACAGGGGTTGTGACAAATGAATTTGGACCGCAGAATCTACAAAATGAGCGTCAGCCAGCTGAAAATGTGTCCACTGCCCCCACTTCAGGGACAACTATGAGAAAtctaaaagatgaaaaatttaatgGGAATGTGGCTGGCTGTAAAGTTTTTGGGATTTGCCTGACTGGGGAAACTCCAAACTTACAAGTTTCTGGTAAGCGGAGTTGTACTAAG TGA